The Hemibagrus wyckioides isolate EC202008001 linkage group LG12, SWU_Hwy_1.0, whole genome shotgun sequence genome includes a window with the following:
- the LOC131362400 gene encoding NLR family CARD domain-containing protein 3-like: MEITDLDTDMTPTLMKCKLQKERSDSSAVSCLSMKSKESMDLPWNFKTADSSPLDSVLQEEQKRRKKNIMTFTGHAPESADVPELQKKFKLNLKKKFQCLNGEMINLGTQILLNEIYTELYITEGDSGDVNNEHEVRQIEATSRRTTRREETPIKCNDIFKPLSEQDKPIRTVLTKTSSEQDKPIRTVLTKTSSKLDKIIRTVLTKTSSEQDKPIRTVLKKTSSKLDKIIRTVLTKTSSEQDKPIRTVLTKTSSEQDKPIRTVLTKTSSEQDKPIRTVLTKGVAGIGKTVSVQKFILDWSEGKTNQDVHLIFPLPFRELNLMKDQKLSLMELLHVFFKEIKETEMSRLEKVLFIFDGLDECRFPLDFQNTVRVCDVTESASVQELLINLIKGNLLPSALIWITSRPAAADQIPSECVHRVTEVRGFNDPQKEEYFRKRIRDQNLANNIFTHLKSLRSLYIMCHIPVFCWISATVLERMLGEAETGEIPKTLTQMYTHFLIIQTNIIRGKYSQKQESDEEMLLKLGQLAFQQLMKGNLIFYEEDLRECGIDVREAAVYSGVCTQIFREEFGLHQSKVYCFVHLTIQEHLAALYVHTAFMKENSNVLNQSPKMSSVRNMYSVPKRFSEQRIKNITISDVHKSAVEQALKSQTGHLDLLLRFLLGLSLESNQKLLHTLITQTGSSSDSKEETVQYIKQKISKDLPPEKSINLFHCLNELGDNSLVEEIQRYLKSGKQSELSSSQWSALVFVLLTSEQDLEEFDLNKYFSPEKITDLVLVKMMPVIAASRKAIIRCDTIQDRGGKSLASVLRSETSNLKELHLIVDTLDLSWNDLGDSGVKRLCAVLENPQCKVKKLRLYDCNFSDEGCNALTSALRSNPSHLRDLDLSRNNLDSGVKSLSALLENPLCKLETLRLPYCGVSDEDCAALTSALRSNPSHLRDLNLSGNNLGDSGVKSLSALLENPLCKLETLRLQYCDFSDEGCSALTSALRSNPSHLRNLNLSGNNIKDLGVKSLSDLKRDNHNLQTVNW, from the exons ATGGAGATCACTGATCTGGACACAGATATGACCCCAACGCTAATGAAGTG TAAACTTCAGAAAGAGAGATCAGACTCATCAGCAGTCAGCTGTCTCTCCATGAAGAGTAAAGAGTCTATGGACCTTCCTTGGAACTTTAAAACTGCTGATTCCTCACCTTTAGACAG tgttctacaGGAGGaacaaaagagaagaaaaaagaacatcATGACATTTACAGG ACACGCCCCAGAATCTGCTGATGTTCCTGAACTCCAGAAAAAGTTCAAATTAAATCTGAAGAAGAAGTTTCAGTGTTTAAATGGAGAGATGATAAACCTGGGAACCCAAATACTCctgaatgagatctacacagagctctacatcacagagggagacagtggagacgtcaataatgaacatgaggtgagacagatcgAGGCAACATCCAGGAGAACAACAAGAAGAGAGGAAACACCAATCAAATGCAATGACATCTTTAAGCCTTTATCTGAACAAGACAAACCCATCAGAACTGTTTTGACAAAGACCTCATCTGAACAAGACAAACCCATCAGAACTGTTCTGACAAAGACCTCATCTAAACTAGACAAAATCATCAGAACTGTACTGACAAAGACCTCATCTGAACAAGACAAACCCATCAGAACTGTTCTGAAAAAGACCTCATCTAAACTAGACAAAATCATCAGAACTGTACTGACAAAGACCTCATCTGAACAAGACAAACCCATCAGAACTGTTCTGACAAAGACCTCATCTGAACAAGACAAACCCATCAGAACTGTTCTGACAAAGACCTCATCTGAACAAGACAAACCCATCAGAACTGTTCTGACAAAGGGAGTCGCTGGCAtcggaaaaacagtctctgtacagaagttcattctggactggTCTGAAGGGAAAACAAATCAGGACGTCCACCTcatatttccacttcctttcagagagctgaatttgatgaaggaccagaaactgagtctgatggagctccttcatgtcttttttaaggaaataaaagaaacagaaatgtccAGATTGGAAaaggttctgttcatttttgacgGATTGGACGAGTGTCGTTTTCCTCTGGATttccagaacacagtgagagtgtgtgatgtaactgaatcagcatcagtgcaggagctgctgataaacctgatcaaagggaatctgcttccctctgctctcatcTGGATCACCTCCCGACCAGCAGCAGCTGATCAAATCCCCTCTGAGTGTGTGCATCGAGTCACAGAGGTACGAGGGTTCAATGACCCACAGAaggaggagtatttcaggaagaggatcagAGATCAGAACCTGGCCAATAACATCTTCACACACCTGAAGTCATTaagaagcctctacatcatgtgccacatcccagtcttctgctggatttcagccactgttctagagaggatgttgggtgaagcagagactggagagatccccaagactctgactcaaatgtacacacacttcctcatcattcagacaaacatcataAGAGGAAAATACTCACAGAAGCaggagagtgatgaagaaatGCTTCTTAAACTGGGACAACTGGCTTTTCAGCAGCTGATGAAAGGgaacctgatcttctatgaggaagacctgagagagtgtggcattgatgtgagagaagcagcagtgtactcaggtgtgtgtacacagatcttcagagaggagtttgggctTCACCAGAGTAAAGTGTACTGCTTTGTTCATCTGACCATTCAGGAGCATTTGGCAGCTCTCTATGTGCACACGGCATTTATGAAAGAAAACAGTAATGTTCTTAATCAGAGTCCAAAAATGTCCTCTGTACGAAATATGTACTCTGTACCGAAGAGGTTCTCTGAACAAAggattaaaaacattacaatttCAGATGTTCACAAGTCTGCGGTAGAGCAGGCATTAAAAAGTCAAACTGGACATCTGGACCTTCTCCTTCGCTTTcttctgggtctctcactggagtcAAATCAGAAACTCTTACATACCTTAataacacagacaggaagtagctcCGACAGCAAAGAGGAAACAGTTCAGTACATTAAGCAGAAGATCAGTAAAGATCTTCCtccagagaaatccatcaatcttttccactgtctgaatgaactggGTGATAATTCTCTAGTGGAGGAAATCCAACGCTACCTGAAATCTGGAAAACAAAGTGAACTCTCTTCCTCACAGTggtctgctctggtgtttgtgttactgacctcAGAACAGGATCTGGAGGAATTTGAcctgaataaatatttcagtccAGAGAAGATAACAGATCTGGTTCTTGTGAAGATGATGCCTGTGATTGCAGCATCCAGAAAAGCAAT TATCAGGTGTGATACAATTCAAGACAGAGGTGGAAAATCTCTGGCATCAGTGCTCAGATCAGAAACCTCCAATCTGAAAGAACTCCATCTGATTGTGGATACACTGGATCTGTCTTGGAATGATCTAGGagattcaggagtgaagagaCTCTGTGCTGTATTGGAGAATCCTCAGTGTAAAGTGAAGAaactgag gttgtatgattgtaatttctcagatgaaggctgtaatgctctgacttcagctctgagatcaaacccctcacacctgagagacctgGATCTGTCTAGGAATAATctagactcaggagtgaagagtctctctgctctactggagaatcctctctgtaaactggagacactgag gTTGCCGTATTGTGGTGTCTCAGATGAAgactgtgctgctctgacttcagctctgagatcaaacccctcacacctgagagacctgAATCTGTCTGGgaataatctaggagactcaggagtgaagagtctctctgctctactggagaatcctctctgtaaactggagacactgag gttGCAGTATTGTGAtttctcagatgaaggctgttctgctctgacttcagctctgagatcaaacccctcacacctgagaaaTCTGAATCTGTCTGGAAATAATATAAAAGACttaggagtgaagagtctctctgatCTAAAGAGGGATAATCACAATCTACAGACAGTGAA ttggTGA